CCAACTGTGCAAATGCTTCCAAGTCACGGAACTGAGCCAAATCGGACTTAAGTGTTCCCGCTACTTTTTTCATCGCTTTGATTTGCGCTGCAGATCCTACCCGTGATACAGAAATCCCCACGTCCACCGCTGGGCGAAGGCCCGATGCAAATAGGTTGGACTGTAAGTAAATCTGACCATCTGTGATGGAGATTACGTTCGTTGGAATGTATGCTGATACTTCCCCTTCTTGTGTTTCAATGATAGGAAGTGCTGTCATAGACCCACCACCAAATTTATCATCTAGTTTTGCTGCTCTTTCAAGCAAACGAGAGTGAAGGTAGAATACGTCCCCAGGATAAGCTTCACGACCTGGTGGGCGGCGAAGAAGGAGTGACATTTGGCGGTAAGCTACTGCTTGTTTGGAAAGGTCATCATACACAACAAGTGTTGCTTTTCCTTCTTCATACATGAAGTATTCAGCCATAGTCGCACCAGAGTAAGGTGCAATGTATAACATTGGGGCAGGTTCCGATGCGTTTGCAGATACGATGATCGTGTACTCGAGAGCACCTTTTTCACGTAACATTTCGATAGTGGAAGCAACAGTAGATGCTTTTTGTCCAATCGCTACGTAAACGCAGATCACACCTTTCCCTTTTTGATTGATGATGGTATCGATCGCGATGGATGTTTTTCCTGTTCCGCGGTCACCAATGATAAGCTCTCTTTGCCCACGACCGATTGGGATCATCGCATCAATTGCTTTGATTCCTGTTTGCATTGGTTCATGAACCGATTTTCTCATCGCAATCCCTGGAGCTGGTGACTCGACAGGTCTTGTTTTTTTTGCGTTCAGTGGTCCTTTCCCGTCGATCACTTCCCCAAGAGGGTTAAGCACACGGCCAAGGAGCTCCGGTCCTACCGGAACTTCGAAGATCTTTCCTACTCGTTTAACGGAAAAACCTTCTTCAATTTTAATATAATCACCAAAGATTACAACCCCAACGGAGTTTTCTTCTAAGTTGAAGGCTTGTCCTCGAACTCCGTTTTGGAATTCAACAAGCTCTCCTGACATTACGTTTGTGAGTCCGTAAACTCTCGCAATCCCGTCCCCTACTTCGAGAACCGTTCCAACTTCTTCAACTTGAAGGTCTTTTTTGAAGTTTTTAATTTCTTGTTTTAGTACCGACGTTACTTCGTCTGTTTTAATTTTCATTCAAATGCTCCGACTGGGATTTTCTTTTGGAGGAGAGCCTCTTCAATTCCTGCAAGTTTTGCACGGATCGAGGCATCGATTAAAAAGTCGTCTATATAGATTTTGAATCCACCGATGAGGTTAAGATCCGTATGTTCTGTGACACGAACATCGCGTCCGAACTTGGAAGAGATAGACTTGGTGATTCGATCTACAGCTTCTTTGCCAAGAGAATCTTTGGAAATAATGCGAAGAGAACTGCGATTTTTAAGTCGGTCCACCCCTGTTCTAAAATCTTCCAAAATATCCTTGAGGTATAGAAATCGATTCTTACGAACCACAAGTGTAATGAAGTTGGCAACGATTTCCGATGCCTTCCCTTGAACTGACTTTTCAGCAGTTCGTTCTTTCTCGGAAGGATCAACTAACGGAGAAAGGAAATAATGGCGGATTGATTCATCGGAAAAGAAAATATCAACAAGCGTTGAAAGTTCCTCTTCCGTTGACTCAAGCGAGTTAGCTTCCTGAGCTAACTCCAAAAGTGCCGTTGCGTAAACCTTTGAAATTTGGTTCAGACTCATTTGATTTTAAGTTTATCGAGTTTTGCGATCTCTTTTTCGACAAAGGAAGCATAGTCTTCCTTCTTCAATTGTTTCTCCAAGATCTCACTCGCGATGAGAACGGACATTTCCACAATTTGGTGTTGCATTTCAGATAAAGCTCTGCCTTTCGCTAGTTCGATTTCTCGAATTGCGCTGTCTTTAATGCCTTTTACTTCATTGTGCGCTTCTTCCGTCAACCTTGTGCGGAGAGCAACTGCATCTTTTTTAGCTTCATCTACAATTTTATGCGCTTCTTCCGTCGCTTTGAAGAGTTGGTCTTTGTATTCTTTTAAAGACTTTTCTGCTTCTAGACGAAGAGTTTCCGCTTTGTTGATATCGCCTTGGATGCCGGACGCACGTTCTTCGAGAGCATGAAGGATCTTGTCCCATGCAAATTTTTTAAGAACGAAGACAACAACTGAGAAAGTGACCAGGGTCCAGATAACCAGACCCGGATTGACTTTCAGCAAATTGAAGCCGGAAGCCGCGAGGATAACCAAGACTATTGTCCTTGTTCTACTTTAGTGGCACCAGCACCAATTGTTTTGTCAATTGAGCCATTGAGTTTGAGCGCGATAAGAAGAGCGATCACCACTGCGAAAAGTGCTGCCCCTTCAATCATACCTGCTGCTACGTAAAGAACGAGTTGGATCTTTCCCGCTGCTTCTGGTTGGCGGCTAATGCTTTCTGCCACTGATCCACCAATTCTACCAATACCGATTCCTGCACCAAGTAATGCAAGTCCTGCTGCGAGTCCTACTGCGATGTATCCTAAACCGAATTCCATTGTTTTCGTTTCACTCCTGTGTGTTTTATAATATAAATAAAACCAATGTTAATGTCTATGCATCACAGTTCCGATGAACACGGTTGTGAGCAGAGAGAAAATGAACGCTTGTAAAAAAGCTACAAGTAGTTCTAAAAAGTAAATGAGCACTGAACTGAGAACAGACACAGGTGCTATGAACCAATTTTCGCTCATAAAGATAAAACCAAGTAACGCAAGGATCATAACGTGTCCTGCAGTCATGTTGGCAAGTAACCTCATCGTTAACGCAAAGGAACGTGCGATATGTGTTACAATAAACTCAAGAACCCACATGAGTGGCCAGAGTGGGAGGGGAACTCCCTTAGGCACTGCATGTGCTACGAAGGAAATACCTTGGTAAGAGAAAGCAGTTCCGTAAATAGTAAGTAATGTAATGGATGCTAAGGAAAGAGTGACACTAATATCACCCGTTGGTGTGATTCCAGACCAGATTTGACCAAATGTGTGAAGTGCATGCGGAGTGTGTTCATACAATCCAACAGCAACGAGTGCATCGGATGCCGCAACAGAGAGTTCGCCCACAGAAGGAACAAGACCAAAAAGGTTACAGAACAGGATAAAGAAAAACAAAGAAAAGATATAGTGGTAATAAGAATGCCCATGGTGGTCAAGAGAGGCATCCACTACGTTTTCTTTTAAGTAAGAAACGAATGCCTCTACACCGGATGTGAATTTGTTATGAACCTTTTTAGGATTTCTAGAAATCAAATTCGCTGCAGGGATAAATACGATGAACATAAAAAAACAAGCGATCCACATCATGGTCACTCGTTTGGTAATGTGAAGGTCAAGTCCACCTAAGTAGTGATACTTTACTCCTTCGTGGTTTACGAAGACATCATGGTTTTCTGCATCGAATCCTGGTTGGCCTTCTGTGACGATGGATCCACCAAAGTTTAATGGGAACACAGGAGCATCCCCTAAGTGGTGCGCCATAACTTCACTGAAGTCGAAGCCCTCGTCAGAGCTGTGCCCTTCCGAATCATTCGCAAAAAGATTCGTAAAACTAAGGGAAAAAACTAATAAAAAAGATAAAAAAAACCGATATTTAGACTTATTTTCCACTGAAATAGCTCGCAAATACAAGGAAAAGAAGGTGGACGAAATAGGCAATTAAAAATCCAGAAGTTGCCTCAAAAGGGTACTCTAGGACCTGTAAAGCAGTCAGAATGCCTAGATTTAGAAAAAAGGAGAGGAATACTGTGAAAAAGGGAAAGCCTGACTCTGACAAAGCAGGGATTTTTCTCGGAAGGAACCTGAGTTGTAAGATCGCCATTTGGATAGCAAACGACATGGCGCCACCGAAATAAAAGAGCAAACGATATCCATCCTCCACCAAACCAGCAGTTAGTGGAAGACTTAGAATGAATACAACAATTAAGTAAGTAAAGTAATGTAAATGGAACCGTTTTAGATTGATGGTATTTAGATCCATTAGTTGCAGTTTACTAGATGGACGATTGGGGGCAAGAAGGAATGGCGGTGCGGAGGGGGATAAGATGGTATAGTTCCCCGCCCTAATCGAACTGGGTGGGGTAATCCACCCGCCACCCAATGGCTACCGTATATCACATGTTTGTTGGTTTGTTAAGTGGATTTTGCGACTCTCATTTTTTTTATTTAAGAAAGTTCACTTTTTTACTAGATCTTTGAGGAGAAGGATTATGTTCTCACATTCTACATAGGCAAAAGTGCATACTTCGTATTAAGATAAAAAAATACTTTCTGAACATCCGCATCCGAAAGGTCCGTATTAAAATACAAAACCTCTACTAAATCTGCGTCTAAGTTCCCATTCCCTAAATAAAGAGAATTTGGTATTGAACCTCCCGAATAATCATACGATAAGGGAACTTGAGCTTTTAAATTACCATTCCAATACTCTCGAGCCGTTGACATTAAGACTTGGACTGAGCCCACAGTAAGAAATTCTGCTTTGGGGATAGGTAAAGCTGATATAGTGGCACAGCTTGCTCCATTTCTACATACTAAGTATTGCGAAATAGGATGATTAATTGAAATCTCTCTTCCTTGACCACCATGTAAGTTTAATAAAGTGATTCCGCCAGCAATCGTATCAATTAATCTCATCACAAAAAATACACTTCCGCTATTTGTTACATACAACCCAACTGCTCCGGAAGTTAAATCCATTCGCGAGGCAGTTGCACTTCTATACTCAGCAATTGGATAACCATTAATCTGGTTCTTTTTAAATACGGGTCTTAAGCTCGCATTTGGCTGCGCTATATGATTCCCGTATCCACTGACATCCGACCAGGTTGCTATTGGATCTCCATCATTTAGTGTTAGTTGGTCAGCTTTAAACCAAAGCCGAAGGGACCCACCACCTAAAACTCTTGGTGCTACCATTTGTATGGTATATTCATTTGTACTGCCATCAGCACCTGTCACAATGTAAGTTAAAGGTGAAAGATAGGAATTGGAAGTCACACCACTGGTTTGCGGAACTCCATTGACAGAAACCGAAACTCCATTCGTCTTAAAGTTAGCAACATAAGATGAAATGGAAACAATAGATTCCGAAGTAATGACGATTTGGTTTCCTTTAATGATACCAGCAATTCCGAGGCTCGGTATTGAATATTCTGTGATTTCCTTTGCGATAGTGGAAAGGTATATTTTTCCGCAGGTGGCGCTGGTATCAGATATTGCCCATTTTAATAACAAAGTGTCTTTAAACTTATTGCCAATAGGATCACACGGGTTTTCAGATAAAATATTTTTACAGGAGCATAATAATAAGAAAATACTCCAATAAAATTGGCGTTTCAATGGAGTCAGCATACGTGAAATATATTTAATCTATATGAAATAGATATTTAAACCTAAATGATGTTATATCGTTTAAGACATTCTTTTAAAACGTCAAGTGAGATATGAGGTAAATTATTTACTTTTTAGTGTATTTCTTGTTAGAGATTGCCTAAATGATCCAAGATCTCTTTTAGTTGGATGGCTTGTTTTTCTTCAATACCTGAAAAACAAAAAATTTGTTCAGGGATAGACTTTGCTTTCTCGCGCAATTGTTTTCCAATTTTGGTGAGAGATACGATAACTATCCGT
This portion of the Leptospira terpstrae serovar Hualin str. LT 11-33 = ATCC 700639 genome encodes:
- the atpA gene encoding F0F1 ATP synthase subunit alpha, which translates into the protein MKIKTDEVTSVLKQEIKNFKKDLQVEEVGTVLEVGDGIARVYGLTNVMSGELVEFQNGVRGQAFNLEENSVGVVIFGDYIKIEEGFSVKRVGKIFEVPVGPELLGRVLNPLGEVIDGKGPLNAKKTRPVESPAPGIAMRKSVHEPMQTGIKAIDAMIPIGRGQRELIIGDRGTGKTSIAIDTIINQKGKGVICVYVAIGQKASTVASTIEMLREKGALEYTIIVSANASEPAPMLYIAPYSGATMAEYFMYEEGKATLVVYDDLSKQAVAYRQMSLLLRRPPGREAYPGDVFYLHSRLLERAAKLDDKFGGGSMTALPIIETQEGEVSAYIPTNVISITDGQIYLQSNLFASGLRPAVDVGISVSRVGSAAQIKAMKKVAGTLKSDLAQFRDLEAFAQLGTELDPVTQAQLDRGYRVLEILKQPNNSPTPVEEQVISIFAVTKGFMDVIPTAKVREFESFLLRTMREQHPEILEEIRTAKEVKQEAALQKTIKSIAEHFLTKNN
- the atpH gene encoding ATP synthase F1 subunit delta, with the protein product MSLNQISKVYATALLELAQEANSLESTEEELSTLVDIFFSDESIRHYFLSPLVDPSEKERTAEKSVQGKASEIVANFITLVVRKNRFLYLKDILEDFRTGVDRLKNRSSLRIISKDSLGKEAVDRITKSISSKFGRDVRVTEHTDLNLIGGFKIYIDDFLIDASIRAKLAGIEEALLQKKIPVGAFE
- a CDS encoding F0F1 ATP synthase subunit B; this translates as MVILAASGFNLLKVNPGLVIWTLVTFSVVVFVLKKFAWDKILHALEERASGIQGDINKAETLRLEAEKSLKEYKDQLFKATEEAHKIVDEAKKDAVALRTRLTEEAHNEVKGIKDSAIREIELAKGRALSEMQHQIVEMSVLIASEILEKQLKKEDYASFVEKEIAKLDKLKIK
- the atpE gene encoding ATP synthase F0 subunit C produces the protein MEFGLGYIAVGLAAGLALLGAGIGIGRIGGSVAESISRQPEAAGKIQLVLYVAAGMIEGAALFAVVIALLIALKLNGSIDKTIGAGATKVEQGQ
- the atpB gene encoding F0F1 ATP synthase subunit A, with the protein product MYLRAISVENKSKYRFFLSFLLVFSLSFTNLFANDSEGHSSDEGFDFSEVMAHHLGDAPVFPLNFGGSIVTEGQPGFDAENHDVFVNHEGVKYHYLGGLDLHITKRVTMMWIACFFMFIVFIPAANLISRNPKKVHNKFTSGVEAFVSYLKENVVDASLDHHGHSYYHYIFSLFFFILFCNLFGLVPSVGELSVAASDALVAVGLYEHTPHALHTFGQIWSGITPTGDISVTLSLASITLLTIYGTAFSYQGISFVAHAVPKGVPLPLWPLMWVLEFIVTHIARSFALTMRLLANMTAGHVMILALLGFIFMSENWFIAPVSVLSSVLIYFLELLVAFLQAFIFSLLTTVFIGTVMHRH
- a CDS encoding DUF5018 domain-containing protein, with translation MLLKWAISDTSATCGKIYLSTIAKEITEYSIPSLGIAGIIKGNQIVITSESIVSISSYVANFKTNGVSVSVNGVPQTSGVTSNSYLSPLTYIVTGADGSTNEYTIQMVAPRVLGGGSLRLWFKADQLTLNDGDPIATWSDVSGYGNHIAQPNASLRPVFKKNQINGYPIAEYRSATASRMDLTSGAVGLYVTNSGSVFFVMRLIDTIAGGITLLNLHGGQGREISINHPISQYLVCRNGASCATISALPIPKAEFLTVGSVQVLMSTAREYWNGNLKAQVPLSYDYSGGSIPNSLYLGNGNLDADLVEVLYFNTDLSDADVQKVFFYLNTKYALLPM